Part of the Pirellulales bacterium genome is shown below.
CACCATCGTCACGACCGAGAAGCTGTACACGCTGGCGCACGACACGCAGTACCGCTCGGCGCTGGCCTGGCAGAACGTGGGGTACAACCAGCCGCCCCACCCGAGCTTTTTTCTGGGGGCGGGAATGGCGCCCCAGTCGGCCCCGCTGGTCTACATGCCAACCCCCAACGGCCCCGCTGCGGGCGATTTCAACGGCGACGCTGCGGTCGACGGGGACGATTTGGCCCTCTGGTCGGCGTTCTACGGCCAAGCCGGCGGGGGCGTTCAACCTGCCGACGCCGATGGGGACGGCTTGGTCGCCGGAGGGGACTTCCTCGCCTGGCAGCGGGGATTCGGCACGAATCTGGCCGTGCCGGCCGTCGTCGCAGCCGCCAGCCCGGCGACGATCGACGAGCCGCTCGCCGCTCCGACGCTGGCGAGTTTGGCCCTGGAAGCTGAATTGCAAATCGGCCGCGGCGAGGCCGACGGGCCCCGCTCTACGAAAAATGCGCCCCTCAGCGACCGGTTCGCCAACCAGCCGGGCCAACCCCTTGGCCCCGGCCGCCGTGAAGCGCTCGCTGTCATTGACGACGCATGCGAAGAGCACCGCCGGCACTGGCCGACGACCGGTCGCCCGGACGCTCATGATCGAACTGATCCCGAGTCGCTGGATTTCGTTTTTCAGGAGATTGAAGAACTGAAAAGGGCGTTTCGCGAGCGCTGACACGAGCCTGCAGAAAATGCGTGACGAAACATCGCGATTACGCACGACGCCGTGACAGATTTTGCGCGGATATGCCAGGCTCGCGCGGGGCAGGAACGACACAGGTCCGATTTCACGCAAGGCCCGGTCGATTAGACGCAAGTCGCTCAAATCTATTGACTTACGAATTCGTTTCAATACAGTAAACTCCAGTTTGAGTGCGCGGCTTATAGCAGTCGCAACGCAAAAACGGGGCAGCGGCGACCGTCGTTCCGCCTGATCGAGTAACGACAACCAAGCGCCGTTCTCGGCGCCTTTTCCCCTTCTCAGTTCGCAACTTTTTCCCACGGTGCGTTTGCAACGATCGGGCCTTGTCATCAAGGCCTGAACTCATGCGAATCGTCCGCGCCGCGACTTCGCGGCCAACAAGTCGCCACGCCCCCCCGTCGAGCGACCGGTCACTGATCGGTTCGTCGCCCCTATCGTCGCTTACTTCGAGCCGGGAGCCTCACTTCATGCGATCACACCAACGTCTCCGAATCGTCCTGTCGATGTCGGCAATCTTGCTGACGGTCCACGCCAGTCTCGCAACCGCCGCCACGTGGACGACCAACGGCGGCGGCAACTACGCCGACTCCGGCAACTGGAGCGGGGGAGTTCCGAACGCCGCCGGCGCCATTGCCGATTTCAGCACGCTCAACTTCAACGGGGACAATTCCGTCACGCTCGACGGGTTGAGCCCGACCCTCGGCTCGCTGCTGTTCGGAGATACGGACAACGCCGGAAGCCCGACCAGTTGGGAACTTCGCACAAACGACGATCCGTTGCCGACGATCACGCTCGACAACAACGCCAGCAGCCCGGTGATCACCGTCAACCCGCTCGGCCCGACCGGCGGCGGCTTCGACGATGCTTACATCGGCGTCCAACTGGCGGGGACGAACGGGTTCACGAAGAACGGCGCCGGGACATTGACCATCGGCGCCCCGGCCGCGGGCCTCACGGGCCCGATCCTGTTGAACGCCGGTACTTTGCGGATTCGGGACGCCGGAACCTACGCCGGCGGCACGGCGCCGATCACGATGGCCAACGGCACGACACTGGAATCCGGGATCAACGGGTTCTTCTTCACCGGCGTCTCGCTCGCCAGCGGCGCCAACGCAACGATCAAACTGCTCGGCAACAGCGGTACCGTACAGCATGTCTCGAGCCCAGGGGCCGGCGAGACGCTCAATCTGGAATTCGCCGGCACTGGCGTCTATACGGCCCAGGGCAACGGTTGGTCGACCGGCACGTTGGCCAACGTCAACGTGACGGGGCTCAGCGAAGCGGGCCCCAGCCAATTCCGGCTGCGGATCAATCGTCCCGCTCCGGAGAACTTCAATGCCAACGCATTTGAGGCCGCAAACGTCAACCTCGTCAATGCGCGGGTGTTCGCAGTCACCAATAGCCAGGGGAACAACGTTCCGATGGCCTCGCTGACCGGGGACGCGACGTCGGTTCTCGCCGGCGGAAACAGCGGCACGGCCGTCCGCTACATCATCGGCAGCAACAATCAAAGCACGACCTTCGCCGGCACCATCGACGGGCTCGGCGGGCTGTCAATTGACAAGGTGGGCACGGGTACGCTCACCCTGTCGGGCGGCGTCAACGAAACGAATTCTCCCGTCCTGTCGCAACCCACGACGAACTTCGCCCGCGAAGCGGGGGTGATTCGCGTTTCGTCCGGCACACTGGCCACCAGCGGAACGTTCGACCACTTCAAGGGGGGGCAGACGACGTATAAGACCACCGTCAACGTCCTGCCGGGAGCCGTGCTCGACGTCTCCGGCTCGACCAATACGTTCTACTCCGAGCCCTTGCAGCAATTCACCGGGGCGGGAACGATCCGCGGCGCGTTCAACCATCAGGCCGGGTTCATCAATCCGGCGGACGTCAGCATTGCGGGGACCAGCAACACCAACAACGTCGGCGGCGGGGCGATTACGGGCCTCACCAACAATCTGCAGCCGACCGCAGGCACGATCACCTTCGACGGCAATCTCAGCTTCAACGGCGGGACGATCGTCTATGACATGAACGCCACTCCCGGCGGCGACGACCTGATCGCCGTGACCGGGACGACCAACCTGGGGAGCGGCGGCACGATTCAGCCGAACTTCCTCGCCGGCGCTCCCGCCCCGGGACTGACCTACACGGTGCTCAACTCGGCCGGCGGCTTCAGCGGCAGCACGACCGGCTGGAACGTCGCTTGGTTCGGTCGCGGCACGGCCCCGACCGTGGTCACGAACGGCAACCTGCTGCAATTCACCACGACTGCCGTCGGGGCCGTCGGCGACGTGATCTGGACTGGCGCCAACAGCGCCAACTGGGACATTCAAACGACCCAAAACTGGACTCTCGGCGGTTCCCCCAACACCTACTTCGAGGGGGACAACGTCACGTTCAACGACACGGGCGCCAACACCGCCGTGAACGTCGCGGCTGCCGTGGCCCCCAGTTCGGTGCTCGTCAACGCCTCGACGAACAGCTACTCGTTCTCCGGTAGCCCGATCGTCGGAACCGGCGGACTCATCAAGCGAGGTTCGAGCACGTTGACGCTCAACTCGACCAACGGGTTCAGCGGCGCCGCGGTCATCGAGGCCGGAGCGGTCGTCTCCAACGCCGCGGGAGCCGTGGGAACGGGCGTTCTGGAACTGCAAACCAATACGACCCTGACTCGCACCAATTCGCTGGCGAACACCGCCGTCAACATCAACGGCACGGGAGTCGTGATCAACGACAACGGTTCGACGACCGACTTCGGCTTCCCGGCTCTGACCGGCTCGGGGAGCGTCACCTACACCCATGATCAACCGACTGCCACCAAGACCGTCTCGATGAACGCCTCGAACACGTTCTCCGGAACGATCACGTTCGCGGCGCAAGATCCGGGCAGCTTCATCGCCATCCGGGCCGGCGGCGCCAACAACGACTTTCCCAACGCCGTCGTCAACATGACCCGGACCTCGTTCGCCAATCGCAACGGCGGGTCGGGCTTGGCCGTGTTCAGCTTCGGCGAACTGCACGGCGACGCCGACAGCAGCTTCGCGGGCTTCGGCGGCGGTTCGACCGCAGTCCCCAACGCCCAGTTTGAGATCGGCGGGTTGAACACCAACTCCGACTTCGCCGGCACGATCTCCGACGGCACGGGCGGCGGCGGGGCGGTGGCCGTTTCCAGCGTCCGTAAGATCGGCACGGGAACGCTGGTCCTGTCCGGCGCCAACACCTACACCGGCGACACGATCGTCGACGGCGGCACGCTTAGCATCTCGCAGCCGTATCTCAACGGCGGCGCCGACGTGTACATCGCCACGGGCGCCGTACTGGATCTCAACTTTGGCGGGACCAACTTCATCGACTCGCTGTTCCTCGCCGGCGTGTCGCAGGCGATCGGCACCTACGGCGCCATCGGTTCCGGGGCGACGTTCCAAAGTTCGTTCTTCACGGGCACAGGCCTCCTGCAAGTGCAGACCGTGTTCACCCAACCGGGCGACTTTGACAACGACAGCGACGTGGACGGGGCGGACTTCCTGGCTTGGCAGCGCGGATTCCCCGGCACGTTCGACGCGACCGATCTGGCCGATTGGCAAGCCAATTACGGCGTCGGCGTCCCCGCCGTCGCGGCGGCGGGAGGGGCCGTAGCCGGCGTCCCCGAACCGGGCGCCATGCTGTTGGCCGCCGTCGGCGGGTTGGCTTGCCTGATCGTTCGCAAGCGATCGGCGTGAGCGTCCGACGCGAGTCGGACAAAGTGAAAAGGCGGCGACGCGCTGCGGCCAACCCTTGGGGGCAAGGGTTGGTCGCAGCCGTTAGGCCTCCGGCAAATCGACCAGTGGCGGCTGCTCAAATCCCCGTCCCCGCCGTAACACCAGAGTGCATGATGCGTCGCCCTCCCCGAGTGCCGTTCGTCGCTTCCGATGTCCCCGCCGTCCGGGGACGCAGTCCGCGGACGCCGTCGCCGGCCAATTCTCATCGAGCCTTCACGCTCGTCGAACTCTTGGTCGTGATCGCCATCATCGGCGTCTTGGTGGCGCTGCTGTTGCCGGCAATCCAGGCCGCTCGCGAAGCCGCTCGGCGAACCGACTGCATCAACCGCATGCGGCAGATCGGCATCGCCGCGATGAATTATCACGACGCCAACCGCAAGATGGTTCCTCACTCGACTGTGCCGACCCATCTGAGCAGTCAGGCCCGGTTGCTCCCCTACATGGAGAACAAGGCGGTCCATAACCTCGTCAACCAGACCACGCACTGGCGCGACGTGAGCAATCGCGAAGCATTGCTCACTCCGGTCGAGTTCTTCCGCTGCCCCAGTCAGGCTTCCATGGAATGGACCGACATGGGCCACCTGAGTTGGTGGACCGCCGGCCCCAAGGAGGACAACCTGCGGTGCCATTACGTAGGCAATCTCGGCGCTCGCCCCGGGCCCGCTGACCCCGGCATCAACAACTCCAACGGCTGCCCAGCAGCCGGCGGGGGACGCGGCGGCGGAACCTTCACCTACCCGCAGAGCACCTATTACCAACAATCCTGCGATCTCGACGGCAACCCCAGCGGCAGCTCCGGCGGCGTCGCCACTAACGGCGTCATCTTCCCCAACAGCAACATCGACTTCCGCAACGTCACCGACGGCACGGCCCAGACGATTATGTACGGCGAGTGCTCGTGGGTCGTCGGCCTGCAGTATCCGTGGATCGTCGGCGCCGTCTCGTGGGGAGGCACGTCCGACAGCGCCTACGGCTGGGTCCACAATGCCAAGAACATCTACCACCCGATCAACTCGAAGGCGTTCACCGCCGACCCGACCAGTTCGGCTTGGACGCCGGTGGCCAACGTCACCAACGTCAGCCTCGGCAGCATGCACCCGGGGGGTACGCACGTGCTGATGTGCGACGCGTCGGCCCATTTTCTGAGCGAAAGCATCGACCTGGAGGGAGTCTACCGACCGCTGGCCAGTCGCGACTCCGGGGAAGTCGTCAGCGGGGCGTTCTGACCGACTTCTTAACGCCGGTTGTCGCCTGCGACCCTCCAGCCGCTGGAATTGAGACTCGAGCCCATGTCGCTTCGCCTTCTCCCTCGCTCCCGACGACCGCGCAACTCTGTTTCGCCGGCCTGCCTCGGGCTGGTCGCGCTCGCCCTCGGAGCCTCCGCGGGCTGTTCCGGCTCAGACGCCAAGTTGGCTCCAGTGACCGGCGTCGTGCGATTGGACGGCAAGCCCCTCGCCTCCGGTTTGGTCACGTCCTGGCCTGCCGGCGGTCGCAGCGCCTCGGGATGGATTCAAAGCGACGGAACCTTCAAGCTGGGTACGTTCGGCGAGGGGGACGGCGCCTTGATCGGCACGCACCGGCTCACGGTGACCGGCGCCTCGCAGACCGCGTCGGGACCGCCCGACTATGACAACGATCGGCCGGCGGCGCAATCTCGGAACACGCTCATCCCCGCGAAGTATTCCAACCCGGATTCGTCCGGACTGTCGGTCGAGGTGAAGTCGGGCGTCAAAAACGTCGCCGAGCTAGAGCTCGCAACGAAGTAGCCGCACCCGGCGTCGCCGCAGCGTTTCAATCCCCGCAACAGCGCCGACTTCGCGCGCCCGCGCCGGCAAGTGCCGCAATTCGGATCTAAAGGAGCGAGGACGATGCCCGTCGCAGCAGCAATTCCGGCGGCCCGGCGCCGACGGTCGGGTTTCACGCTTGTCGAACTGCTTGTCGTGATCGCCATCATCGGGGTGCTCGTGGCCCTGCTGCTGCCGGCCATTCAAGCGGCCCGCGAAGCGGCGCGGAGAACGGACTGCATCAATCGCCTGCGGCAATCGTTGCTGGCGGCGCTCAACTACGAATCGGCGATCGGCAAGATCGTCACGCACGGCGACGTGTACGTGGTGAACAACGCGCCGGCCGGCGCGCTGAGCAGCCAGGCTCGTCTGCTCCCCTACATGGAGAACAAGGCGGTTCACGATCTGGTGAACCAGAACGCCCATTGGCGTGACAACTCGAATCGCCTCGCCCGCT
Proteins encoded:
- a CDS encoding autotransporter-associated beta strand repeat-containing protein, with amino-acid sequence MRSHQRLRIVLSMSAILLTVHASLATAATWTTNGGGNYADSGNWSGGVPNAAGAIADFSTLNFNGDNSVTLDGLSPTLGSLLFGDTDNAGSPTSWELRTNDDPLPTITLDNNASSPVITVNPLGPTGGGFDDAYIGVQLAGTNGFTKNGAGTLTIGAPAAGLTGPILLNAGTLRIRDAGTYAGGTAPITMANGTTLESGINGFFFTGVSLASGANATIKLLGNSGTVQHVSSPGAGETLNLEFAGTGVYTAQGNGWSTGTLANVNVTGLSEAGPSQFRLRINRPAPENFNANAFEAANVNLVNARVFAVTNSQGNNVPMASLTGDATSVLAGGNSGTAVRYIIGSNNQSTTFAGTIDGLGGLSIDKVGTGTLTLSGGVNETNSPVLSQPTTNFAREAGVIRVSSGTLATSGTFDHFKGGQTTYKTTVNVLPGAVLDVSGSTNTFYSEPLQQFTGAGTIRGAFNHQAGFINPADVSIAGTSNTNNVGGGAITGLTNNLQPTAGTITFDGNLSFNGGTIVYDMNATPGGDDLIAVTGTTNLGSGGTIQPNFLAGAPAPGLTYTVLNSAGGFSGSTTGWNVAWFGRGTAPTVVTNGNLLQFTTTAVGAVGDVIWTGANSANWDIQTTQNWTLGGSPNTYFEGDNVTFNDTGANTAVNVAAAVAPSSVLVNASTNSYSFSGSPIVGTGGLIKRGSSTLTLNSTNGFSGAAVIEAGAVVSNAAGAVGTGVLELQTNTTLTRTNSLANTAVNINGTGVVINDNGSTTDFGFPALTGSGSVTYTHDQPTATKTVSMNASNTFSGTITFAAQDPGSFIAIRAGGANNDFPNAVVNMTRTSFANRNGGSGLAVFSFGELHGDADSSFAGFGGGSTAVPNAQFEIGGLNTNSDFAGTISDGTGGGGAVAVSSVRKIGTGTLVLSGANTYTGDTIVDGGTLSISQPYLNGGADVYIATGAVLDLNFGGTNFIDSLFLAGVSQAIGTYGAIGSGATFQSSFFTGTGLLQVQTVFTQPGDFDNDSDVDGADFLAWQRGFPGTFDATDLADWQANYGVGVPAVAAAGGAVAGVPEPGAMLLAAVGGLACLIVRKRSA
- a CDS encoding DUF1559 domain-containing protein, with the protein product MMRRPPRVPFVASDVPAVRGRSPRTPSPANSHRAFTLVELLVVIAIIGVLVALLLPAIQAAREAARRTDCINRMRQIGIAAMNYHDANRKMVPHSTVPTHLSSQARLLPYMENKAVHNLVNQTTHWRDVSNREALLTPVEFFRCPSQASMEWTDMGHLSWWTAGPKEDNLRCHYVGNLGARPGPADPGINNSNGCPAAGGGRGGGTFTYPQSTYYQQSCDLDGNPSGSSGGVATNGVIFPNSNIDFRNVTDGTAQTIMYGECSWVVGLQYPWIVGAVSWGGTSDSAYGWVHNAKNIYHPINSKAFTADPTSSAWTPVANVTNVSLGSMHPGGTHVLMCDASAHFLSESIDLEGVYRPLASRDSGEVVSGAF